A region from the Mustela erminea isolate mMusErm1 chromosome 10, mMusErm1.Pri, whole genome shotgun sequence genome encodes:
- the CTTNBP2NL gene encoding CTTNBP2 N-terminal-like protein isoform X2 codes for MNLEKLSKPELLTLFSILEGELEARDLVIEALKAQHRDTFIEERYGKYNISDPLMALQRDFETLKEKNDGDKQPVCTNPLSVLKVVMKQCKNMQERMLSQLAAAESRHRKVILDLEEERQRHAQDTAEGDDVTYMLEKERERLTQQLEFEKSQVKKFEKEQKKLSSQLEEERSRHKQLSSMLVLECKKATSKAAEEGQKAGELSLKLEKEKSRVSKLEEELAAERKRGLQTEAQVEKQLSEFDIEREQLRAKLNREENRTRTLKEEMESLKKIVQDLEASHQHSSPPEQAKKPVTMSKGTVTEPPVLVSVFCQTESPQAERTQGSSAAKGTATGLPGPATPTYAYAKANGHFEPEMQTAREPGAGSSVENQVPPRERSVGSLGSAQEKAVENGGCPVGIETPGPAPGHLPSSGGSLSPSSTASSSLTSSPCSSPVLTKRLLGSSASSPGYQSSYQVGINQRFHAARHKFQSQADQDQQASGVQSPPSRDLSPTLIDNSAAKQLARNTVTQVLSRFTSQQGPIKPVSPNSSPFGTDYRNLANTASPRGDASHSPTPGKVSSPLSPLSPGIKSPTIPRAERGNPPPIPPKKPGLTPSPSATTPLTKTHSQASSLATTEDLAVSCSSPAVVANGKDVEILLPTSS; via the exons gCACAACACAGAGATACGTTCATTGAAGAACGCTACGGGAAATACAACATCAGTGATCCTTTAATGGCTCTACAGAGAGACTTCGAGACGCTGAAGGAGAAGAATGATGGCGACAAGCAGCCAGTCTGCACAAACCCACTCTCCGTCCTGAAGGTGGTGATGAAGCAGTGTAAGAACATGCAGGAGCGCATGCTGTCGCAGCTGGCGGCCGCCGAGAGCAGGCACCGCAAA gtGATCCTGGACCttgaggaagaaaggcagaggcaTGCGCAAGACACAGCTGAAGGAGATGATGTCACCTACAtgctggagaaagagagagagcggcTGACTCAGCAG TTGGAATTTGAGAAGTCCCAAGTGAAAAAGtttgagaaagagcagaagaagCTGTCCAGTCAGCTGGAGGAGGAGCGCTCCCGACACAAGCAGCTCTCGTCCATGCTGGTGCTCGAGTGCAAGAAAGCCACCAGCAAGGCGGCCGAGGAGGGCCAGAAGGCAGGCGAGCTGAGCCTGAaactggagaaggagaagagccGGGTGAGTAAACTGGAGGAAGAACTGGCGGCTGAGAGGAAGCGAGGCTTGCAGACGGAGGCCCAGGTGGAGAAGCAGCTGTCCGAGTTCGACATCGAGCGAGAGCAACTGCGAGCAAAACTGAACCGAGAAGAGAACCGCACCAGAACCCTGAAGGAAGAGATGGAGAGTTTGAAGAAGATAGTGCAGGATCTGGAGGCTTCTCACCAGCACAGCAGCCCTCCTGAGCAAGCGAAGAAGCCGGTGACCATGTCTAAAGGCACGGTCACCGAGCCTCCCGTGCTGGTGTCTGTGTTCTGCCAAACCGAAAGTCCGCAGGCAGAAAGAACCCAGGGGAGCAGCGCAGCCAAGGGGACAGCCACTGGGCTGCCTGGTCCCGCCACTCCTACTTACGCGTATGCAAAAGCCAATGGCCATTTTGAGCCCGAGATGCAGACTGCCCGGGAGCCAGGGGCAGGCAGCAGCGTAGAAAACCAAGTGCCTCCACGAGAGAGATCTGTGGGGTCTCTGGGGTCGGCCCAAGAGAAAGCAGTGGAGAATGGCGGGTGTCCTGTGGGAATCGAGACTCCTGGCCCAGCACCTGGTCACCTCCCGTCCAGTGGGGGCTCGCTGTCTCCCAGCAGCacggcctcctcctccctcacatCCTCTCCTTGCTCCTCCCCAGTGCTAACTAAGCGCCTGCTGGGGTCGTCAGCCAGCAGCCCTGGCTACCAGTCATCCTACCAAGTAGGGATCAACCAGCGGTTCCATGCAGCCCGGCACAAATTTCAGTCTCAAGCAGATCAGGACCAACAGGCCAGTGGTGTGCAGAGCCCCCCATCCAGGGACCTGTCTCCCACCCTCATAGATAACTCTGCAGCCAAGCAGCTGGCCCGCAACACCGTCACTCAGGTGCTCTCCAGATTCACCAGCCAGCAAGGGCCGATCAAGCCTGTCTCCCCCAACAGCTCTCCCTTCGGCACAGACTATCGGAATCTGGCCAACACCGCCAGCCCAAGAGGCGACGCCAGCCATTCCCCGACTCCAGGGAAAGTGTCCAGTCCGCTGAGCCCTCTGtctccagggatcaagtcccccacCATCCCCAGAGCTGAGAGAGGAAACCCTCCACCCATTCCGCCCAAAAAACCTGGCCTCACCCCTTCTCCATCTGCTACCACTCCACTGACCAAAACTCATTCCCAGGCCTCCTCTTTGGCCACCACAGAAGATCTAGCCGTCAGCTGCTCTTCCCCGGCTGTTGTAGCTAATGGCAAGGACGTGGAGATACTCCTGCCTACCAGCAGCTAG
- the CTTNBP2NL gene encoding CTTNBP2 N-terminal-like protein isoform X1, whose translation MRAGGGGGGEQRPERGEKAFRMNLEKLSKPELLTLFSILEGELEARDLVIEALKAQHRDTFIEERYGKYNISDPLMALQRDFETLKEKNDGDKQPVCTNPLSVLKVVMKQCKNMQERMLSQLAAAESRHRKVILDLEEERQRHAQDTAEGDDVTYMLEKERERLTQQLEFEKSQVKKFEKEQKKLSSQLEEERSRHKQLSSMLVLECKKATSKAAEEGQKAGELSLKLEKEKSRVSKLEEELAAERKRGLQTEAQVEKQLSEFDIEREQLRAKLNREENRTRTLKEEMESLKKIVQDLEASHQHSSPPEQAKKPVTMSKGTVTEPPVLVSVFCQTESPQAERTQGSSAAKGTATGLPGPATPTYAYAKANGHFEPEMQTAREPGAGSSVENQVPPRERSVGSLGSAQEKAVENGGCPVGIETPGPAPGHLPSSGGSLSPSSTASSSLTSSPCSSPVLTKRLLGSSASSPGYQSSYQVGINQRFHAARHKFQSQADQDQQASGVQSPPSRDLSPTLIDNSAAKQLARNTVTQVLSRFTSQQGPIKPVSPNSSPFGTDYRNLANTASPRGDASHSPTPGKVSSPLSPLSPGIKSPTIPRAERGNPPPIPPKKPGLTPSPSATTPLTKTHSQASSLATTEDLAVSCSSPAVVANGKDVEILLPTSS comes from the exons gCACAACACAGAGATACGTTCATTGAAGAACGCTACGGGAAATACAACATCAGTGATCCTTTAATGGCTCTACAGAGAGACTTCGAGACGCTGAAGGAGAAGAATGATGGCGACAAGCAGCCAGTCTGCACAAACCCACTCTCCGTCCTGAAGGTGGTGATGAAGCAGTGTAAGAACATGCAGGAGCGCATGCTGTCGCAGCTGGCGGCCGCCGAGAGCAGGCACCGCAAA gtGATCCTGGACCttgaggaagaaaggcagaggcaTGCGCAAGACACAGCTGAAGGAGATGATGTCACCTACAtgctggagaaagagagagagcggcTGACTCAGCAG TTGGAATTTGAGAAGTCCCAAGTGAAAAAGtttgagaaagagcagaagaagCTGTCCAGTCAGCTGGAGGAGGAGCGCTCCCGACACAAGCAGCTCTCGTCCATGCTGGTGCTCGAGTGCAAGAAAGCCACCAGCAAGGCGGCCGAGGAGGGCCAGAAGGCAGGCGAGCTGAGCCTGAaactggagaaggagaagagccGGGTGAGTAAACTGGAGGAAGAACTGGCGGCTGAGAGGAAGCGAGGCTTGCAGACGGAGGCCCAGGTGGAGAAGCAGCTGTCCGAGTTCGACATCGAGCGAGAGCAACTGCGAGCAAAACTGAACCGAGAAGAGAACCGCACCAGAACCCTGAAGGAAGAGATGGAGAGTTTGAAGAAGATAGTGCAGGATCTGGAGGCTTCTCACCAGCACAGCAGCCCTCCTGAGCAAGCGAAGAAGCCGGTGACCATGTCTAAAGGCACGGTCACCGAGCCTCCCGTGCTGGTGTCTGTGTTCTGCCAAACCGAAAGTCCGCAGGCAGAAAGAACCCAGGGGAGCAGCGCAGCCAAGGGGACAGCCACTGGGCTGCCTGGTCCCGCCACTCCTACTTACGCGTATGCAAAAGCCAATGGCCATTTTGAGCCCGAGATGCAGACTGCCCGGGAGCCAGGGGCAGGCAGCAGCGTAGAAAACCAAGTGCCTCCACGAGAGAGATCTGTGGGGTCTCTGGGGTCGGCCCAAGAGAAAGCAGTGGAGAATGGCGGGTGTCCTGTGGGAATCGAGACTCCTGGCCCAGCACCTGGTCACCTCCCGTCCAGTGGGGGCTCGCTGTCTCCCAGCAGCacggcctcctcctccctcacatCCTCTCCTTGCTCCTCCCCAGTGCTAACTAAGCGCCTGCTGGGGTCGTCAGCCAGCAGCCCTGGCTACCAGTCATCCTACCAAGTAGGGATCAACCAGCGGTTCCATGCAGCCCGGCACAAATTTCAGTCTCAAGCAGATCAGGACCAACAGGCCAGTGGTGTGCAGAGCCCCCCATCCAGGGACCTGTCTCCCACCCTCATAGATAACTCTGCAGCCAAGCAGCTGGCCCGCAACACCGTCACTCAGGTGCTCTCCAGATTCACCAGCCAGCAAGGGCCGATCAAGCCTGTCTCCCCCAACAGCTCTCCCTTCGGCACAGACTATCGGAATCTGGCCAACACCGCCAGCCCAAGAGGCGACGCCAGCCATTCCCCGACTCCAGGGAAAGTGTCCAGTCCGCTGAGCCCTCTGtctccagggatcaagtcccccacCATCCCCAGAGCTGAGAGAGGAAACCCTCCACCCATTCCGCCCAAAAAACCTGGCCTCACCCCTTCTCCATCTGCTACCACTCCACTGACCAAAACTCATTCCCAGGCCTCCTCTTTGGCCACCACAGAAGATCTAGCCGTCAGCTGCTCTTCCCCGGCTGTTGTAGCTAATGGCAAGGACGTGGAGATACTCCTGCCTACCAGCAGCTAG